A segment of the Denticeps clupeoides unplaced genomic scaffold, fDenClu1.1, whole genome shotgun sequence genome:
GTTCTGCACCTGAACCATTTTCACGTTGTTAGCGATTTAATAATATCAAGCCTAATAGTTATCCTGCACCTTTGGTGCCAAAATAATAAGCTTGAATTAAAACAGAGAAAAGCCAGTTAAGTTAAACTAAACTTGTATGTAAAAACAGTAGCAGAAGAgcatcattttattattcattatattaTCTACAGTTTTCAACTACAGTAACTCGCCTCAAGATTCATCAATGGCCCAAAGCTTTTAAACCTTAATTTTTCTGCCAAGAATATTGGAAGGAACATTATTTTAAACCAATGTGGATATGAGCAAAGTTCCACAGTCAAATGTTGGTCCAAACAGATAACAAATGATTCTATTAGTTCAGAATATTTAGTGGACAGAGTGATAATAACCATGTACAGATTTAAAGGAGATTTTATCTCCTGACTGTAATCCTTGCTGCTCTGCCCTCCTACAGGCAGAATAGGGGTATTGCAgcttttaaggtggaacggGAAAACTgcaaatttttaataaattataatataaagacAATAGTAGCTAGTGTgcttttcaatgtttttttataaagactttaagatgtacaaaaaaatatcataaaaacaTCAGAAAGCTGACAAAGTAACAGGAGAAAATGATAAAATTACTACATCTATATGTATTCAGAGCCATtccagatatatatatatatatataattattgaATCTACACTTTGTTCATAAATTGCATTGCTACCTTTTTTCTGGTAATCTTACACATGCTGAATCACCTGAAACCAGTTCAAGTCACAATTCCAGTTCGCTTTAGACACCGAGCATCTTGAGAAAAGTTTGCATTTTATAAacatcaaatacacacacacacccctcccaaCACTATTCAACAGACTCAGGACAGGCTTTAGAAATGAAAGTCAGAGCCAATGCACATTTCATACTAAAAAGAGGCTTTAATCCCCTAAAATAGCATCAAATaccaaagacaaaaaatattcatactGTTAAAATACAACTATTACAATATTTgatagtttgttttttttttaaacacacttcCCTGCATTAACATGTAGGATGTCTGGAGCTCTAAAAAATTGCGTTACACTATTTGGTGAAACGAGTCCAGTGAAGTGCACATGATTCGAAAGGAAAGAGCTACAAAACAAACCTTAGTTAAAAACACATCATATCGCaggaaacgtttttttttcacaagaaaATAAAGGTGAAGCGTTTAACAAAAATCCACCAAATTATTCGAAATGCTGGTGGTACACTGAGGTAATGGAAAACTGAGGTTTCCATATAAAAACAGACGTGAGGGGACGGTCCAGACAGTCGGGATCTTCATTAACGTGTTAAGTTCACAGCGACCAGCTCTCTGTTCTGGACCAGGCCTTGGTCAGTGCTGGGTCGTGGGGGGTGAGGAGGGGACGACCACACGCTGTTCATCCATTCGCTTGGCCTGTGAGCGCAGGACAAGGCTGAAGAAATCCTCGTCGGGGACGGTCGGGCCTCGGGATGGAGGCGGTGGCGGCGGACTCCTCTGGTCATCCAGTCGAGATCCCTGTGAACGAACGAGATGGTCTGACGCGCGAATCCGAACAACCGACAACGTTTCAGAAGCATCAAGATGTTTCAAGCTCCTCCCACCTGGCACTTGATCAGCATGTTGAAGAAGTCCTCTTCTGGTTCGCTGCCATCACTGGTGGCGATGAGACGGCTGAGGACCGCCTGGCTGAGTCCCGGCAGGCTGCCCACACTGGCCCGCTGGTCGTTCAGTCGTCGGGCCTGTGAGCTGGCCAGCAGGTCCAGGAAGGGCCCGTGTTGTGGCGGGACGTCTGATGCCCCTGGAGCGGAAGTAGCTAGATAAACAGAGGATAAATGATAAAAGTAAACTAATTACAAAATCTGGACTAACTGGTGGGTTGTAGGAACCAGTGACCCTTATAAACACTTTGTCCTTAGTGGAAAAATGATTCCCCACTGATGTAAATTGGTGCCCTTTCGTTCCGATATTGCTACTGATCAGACAAGACACGTTCCAGCACTAAACTGACGTTAGCTTCAGTCCTGAATAAATCGAACTACAGGAACAATTTCCAATCACGCTAGAAGCTAGAGCAGCAGCACAGAACTACAGAGGTAATAACGCTGGCTACGGTAGGTTATTCAAGCCCTGTGGGATTCTACCACGACGAGTACAAAACCACAACCGGGTGGAGGGCAGCTAACTCACATTTCTTCATGGCTACTGGTGGGgtggaagagggagaggagtggGTGGAGACACGGCTCAGGCCGTCCCCTATGGAGCACCTTTGGTCGTCCATGCGGTTGCCTTGGAAACGACTCAGGAGGTCAAAAAATCCGTCATCTCCTAACGTATCCGGAAAACTCTGGGAAGGAGCGCAAGTTCATGAACACAAACTTTATGCAAAAAACCTGAACAAGGTCCATTCTGAAGGGACATTGCACAGAATGCGGTCCACGCCTTAAACCACAGGGCTCAGAACcagctgacctttgacctcagtgTGTCACTAGAGGGCGGGGCTGCAGAGTTGCTGGATTGTTGTAAATCTCTCGATGGAGATCTGCTGTGCTTGTGCTTCTTGCTTCGGAGGCGATTAATGAAGAACAGTTTGGAGGACACCTTCCCCAGGTTGGACGGTTTGGGGGACATGGACTCTGGGTCTTTGTCCTCACTCTGGTCCTGACAGGTACAGAGAGCAATCATGAGCTTTAAGTTTTCTAGTGTACTGAATGTGGGCTGGTTGAGTGCATACACGTCACAATAACTTGTAAAATGACATGCTGCAATATAAACTGTAAATGgtaaataaactgtaaatttgaagtgaatgtgaagtgattgaccccagtgatcagaccagcaaataaatcctggttcctgacaactgctttacaaggacaaaacatgaaacaaaccagagggtcaccacagccaccaccaccgttacaactacagcttcagggatcttcaaatggaccagtaacatcattatggacacgtaatctagaccatgacactgaatacatcctggacttctccaaccctacaactgtaggactcattatatcatatccaaccctgcactgacaccatttgcaggctccctctaccctggaagggggtccctctctgtatcactccttcccaacgtttcttcctttctttttttctctcttctagagtttttttgtgtggagttttccttgtgtgcagaagggtcaagtgtggggggtgtcaactgcagggcctgtcaaagcccattgagacatactgtatgtgattttgggctaaataagaaataaatgttgttgttgttgatgttattgtcattgtgatacacagcaaagcacacggtagcacgatgaaatgtgtcctctgtatttaaccatcaccctgcgtgagcagtgggcaccatgacaggcgcccggggagcagtgtgtggggacggtgctttgctcagtggcaccttggcgggtcgggattcgaaccagcaaccttctgattatgtggcggcttccttaaccgctaacccaccactgccccaatataggTTGTTTTCTACGCATTTAGGGAAAATAGCATTTATAGGATTACTACTTAAATGTGTTAaagcattacattttaattctaCTATTGCGCAGAAAGAAAAACCTGTTgtttaactgaaataaataaaaagctgcTTCAATAAATCTATTAGTGTAAGTgtgttgatgtaaaaaaaaaaaaaaaaaggtgtgtctGGCACAGCTCATAAAGCAGAGTTTCCATGTGCTGCGTGCAGCGTTGGGAactatttcaaatgaaagtatttctGTAGTACTGTACAGTATTGTAGTATTCTAAAAGAAGGCTGTCTTTTTGGGGGTTGATCTAGTCTTGATGTTGATGACGTCTTTATTGATGGAGAAGTCGTTAATGCCCTAGTGTgcacactttttatatccactgtagtCTAATAACTATTGAGGATGACAACTTTTCTTGTTTGCAGTGCACACTCACGGTACTTTTTTCAGGGCTGAGCAGCTCCATGTTCTCCATGCTGGGTCTCCTTCCAGTTATTGGGCGATCTTCTAAAGAAACACCACAGCCATGATTATTTGCTAGCAAGGGTTCAATAATAAGGGATTCTTTACGTGTTTATTCTCATTTAAGGTTAGGGTAAAAATCATGCAATTTATACAAAGTAATTTATGTGCTACACATAACCCACCTGCCATTTACCCTCAGTGACCATCAAATGTTTTCTGTAATATATAGAAAGTCAGGCTCCTTGCGTACCCTGTGGGCTCTGATCGCCGTCTTCGTCCATCTTTTCAGAGCTGTTGGGGTGTGTACACTGTGGGCTGTTGGGACGCGTGTTGGTCGTAACGGAGATGCTGTTTTTGTGGCTGAGGCCCAGAACCAGCTGAAGATCAGAGACGTTCATCCTGGCTGTCAGCTCTCCACTGCGGTCTCCTATCTGCAGAAAAGAGGTGCATCAGATGGTTTTAATAGTCTAAACAACTTTCATCTATTGCAATATGTTTTAtgatttgttaaaaatgttatgTTCTGCATCCTCGTACACAACTGAACAGAGGTGAAAAAGGACGAGGAATAAAGCAGCTCTCCCACCCAGGGTTGGATTAAAATGAATCAGTGAAAGGAATGCTTGCAGATcctcctccgtccctccctccctggtTAATTAGCCTGAAACATGCAAGGCTTTTCCAAAGCCAGAGGATCAACAGGTTCTCCCTCAGacagccaccagggggcgacatCACAAATAGTCACCTCTGTGGAGATCTCCAAGTGCTTCTGGGCAAAGTGCATGGCCTGCTTGTGGTTCCCCAAAGCTGTGTAGGCATTTCCCAAACTCCAGCATGCCCGGCCCTCGCCAATCCTACAGACAGGAAGATTGTAATTAAGACTTGGGTCTGGTGACCTCATAAGAGGCCTGGATCAGAGGACCTGCTGACCGGTCATGGAGGTCCTGGGCAATGCGTAGGTGTTTGAGATGATAGTCGATGGCTCGTTCATAGTCCTGCAGAAGGGTGTAGGTATTGCCAAGACTGTAGCAGGCCTGAGCCTC
Coding sequences within it:
- the LOC114781131 gene encoding G-protein-signaling modulator 2-like isoform X1; protein product: MDNPEMSFLPKCFSCLKQEKDGRMEASCLELALEGERLCKAGDYGAGVSFFESAIQVGTEDLQILSAIYSQLGNAYFHLHEYGKALEFHHHDLTLTRTIGDDSGEAKASGNLGNTLKVLGRYDEAAVCCQRHLELSRAHNDKVGQARALYNYGNVYHAKGKSICWSGMDPGEFPEEARTALQKATEYYEANLTIVKDLGDRAAQGRTYGNLGNTHYLLGSYQNALAAHEQRLLIAKEFGDRAAERRAYCNLGNANVFLGQFEIAADHYKRTLQLSRLLKDRAVEAQACYSLGNTYTLLQDYERAIDYHLKHLRIAQDLHDRIGEGRACWSLGNAYTALGNHKQAMHFAQKHLEISTEIGDRSGELTARMNVSDLQLVLGLSHKNSISVTTNTRPNSPQCTHPNSSEKMDEDGDQSPQEDRPITGRRPSMENMELLSPEKSTDQSEDKDPESMSPKPSNLGKVSSKLFFINRLRSKKHKHSRSPSRDLQQSSNSAAPPSSDTLRSKSFPDTLGDDGFFDLLSRFQGNRMDDQRCSIGDGLSRVSTHSSPSSTPPVAMKKSTSAPGASDVPPQHGPFLDLLASSQARRLNDQRASVGSLPGLSQAVLSRLIATSDGSEPEEDFFNMLIKCQGSRLDDQRSPPPPPPSRGPTVPDEDFFSLVLRSQAKRMDEQRVVVPSSPPTTQH
- the LOC114781131 gene encoding G-protein-signaling modulator 2-like isoform X2: METGLGVQDEEQPLDVRYRMEASCLELALEGERLCKAGDYGAGVSFFESAIQVGTEDLQILSAIYSQLGNAYFHLHEYGKALEFHHHDLTLTRTIGDDSGEAKASGNLGNTLKVLGRYDEAAVCCQRHLELSRAHNDKVGQARALYNYGNVYHAKGKSICWSGMDPGEFPEEARTALQKATEYYEANLTIVKDLGDRAAQGRTYGNLGNTHYLLGSYQNALAAHEQRLLIAKEFGDRAAERRAYCNLGNANVFLGQFEIAADHYKRTLQLSRLLKDRAVEAQACYSLGNTYTLLQDYERAIDYHLKHLRIAQDLHDRIGEGRACWSLGNAYTALGNHKQAMHFAQKHLEISTEIGDRSGELTARMNVSDLQLVLGLSHKNSISVTTNTRPNSPQCTHPNSSEKMDEDGDQSPQEDRPITGRRPSMENMELLSPEKSTDQSEDKDPESMSPKPSNLGKVSSKLFFINRLRSKKHKHSRSPSRDLQQSSNSAAPPSSDTLRSKSFPDTLGDDGFFDLLSRFQGNRMDDQRCSIGDGLSRVSTHSSPSSTPPVAMKKSTSAPGASDVPPQHGPFLDLLASSQARRLNDQRASVGSLPGLSQAVLSRLIATSDGSEPEEDFFNMLIKCQGSRLDDQRSPPPPPPSRGPTVPDEDFFSLVLRSQAKRMDEQRVVVPSSPPTTQH